The DNA segment GTACCAGAAATTGGTGAAGAATTAATTGAAATTAAAGGTGCTGCTCGTGATCCTGCATCTCGTGCAAAAATCGCAGTGAAGAGTAATGATAAACGTATTGATCCTGTTGGTGCTTGTGTAGGTATGCGTGGTGCAAGAGTTCAAGCGATTAGTAACGAATTAGGTGGTGAACGCGTAGATATCGTACTTTGGGATGACAATCCAGCACAGTTTGCGATTAATGCGATGGCTCCTGCTGATGTTGCATCTATTGTTGTTGATGAAGATACACATACAATGGATATTGCAGTAGAAGAAACAGCACTTGCACAAGCAATTGGTCGTAATGGTCAAAACGTACGTTTAGCCACACAATTAACCGGTTGGACTTTAAATGTGATGACCATAAAAGATCTTGATAAAAAACATCAAGCAGAAGATGATAAAATTCTTCATCTATTTATGGAAGCACTTGAGATTGATGATGACTTCGCACAACTTCTTATTGATGAAGGTTTTTCATCACTAGAAGAAATTGCTTATGTACCTATTGACGAAGTGACAACAATTGAGGGGCTTGAAGATGAAGATTTGGTTGAAGAGTTGCAAGAGCGAGCCAAAACAGCTATTACTAAACAAGTAATGCTTGAAGAAAAAATGTTAGAAGATGCACATATTGAAGATAAATTATTAAATCTTGAAGGTATGGAGCGTCATATCGCATTTAAGCTAGCTGAAAAAGGCATTGTTACATTAGAAGAATTAGCTGAGCAGGGTACTGATGATTTAGCTGATATTGAAGAATTATCATCAGAAAAAGCAGGTGAGTTAATTATGGCAGCACGTGAAATTTGCTGGTTTAGTTAATCACTGTAAGGAGAATTAAAATGACAGAAGAAAAAAAAGCACCTAAAAAATTAAGTTTACAACGTCGTACTAAAACGACAGTAAGTGCGACAACTACGGGTGGAAAAGCCAAAAAAGTTCAAGTTGAAGTACGTAAATCTCGTAAAATTGATGTAGAAGCAGTTAAAGCTGCAAAACAGAAAGAGTTAGAAGAAGCAAAAGCTAAAGAACAAGCAGAAAAAGAAGCAAAATTAAAAGCCGAAAAAGAAGCAAAATTGAAAGCGGAAGAAAAAGCTAAAGCGAAGAAAGAAAAAGCAGATAAAGAAGCAAAAGTAAACGCAGACGCTACGCCTAAAAAGACTAAAAAATCGGTAAAAGCAGAGGATAAAAAAACGACAAAATCAAAAGAAGAAGAGGAATTTCGTCGTAAACAAGAAGAACTTGCTCTTAAAAAAGCAGAAGAAGCTGCAAAAAAAGCAGCGGAGGAAGCTCGTCGTTTAGCCGAAATGACTCAAGATGAAGTCAAAACAGAAAAAATAGAAGAATTTGAAGATGCTCGTTTTACTTCAGATTATGCTCGTGAAGCTGAATTTGATTCAGAGCGTAAAAGTGAAAGTAAAGGGCGTAAAAAAACGAAGAAAGTCATTAATGAAGATTCTAAAAAGAATGAACGAGAAGAAAATCGCCGTAATCAAAGTCGTGGTCAAAAAGGTAATTTAAAACTGGGTAAAGGTAAGCGTAATGTGAAAAAAGGCAATTCGTCTATTCAACAAAGCTTTACTAAACCTGCAGCACCGGTTACTCGTGATGTGGTTATTGGCGAAACCGTCACTGTTGCAGAGCTTGCAAATAAAATGGCAATCAAAGCAACCGAAGTCATTAAAACGATGATGAAAATGGGGGCAATGGCGACCATTAACCAAGTGATTGACCAAGAAACGGCACAACTTGTTGCAGAAGAAATGGGTCACAAAGTTGTACTTCGTAAAGAGAACGAACTTGAAGAAGCGTTAATGAGTGATCGTGATTTAAATCTTGAAAAAGTAAATCGAGCACCAGTAGTAACCATTATGGGACACGTAGATCACGGTAAAACTTCATTACTTGATTATATTCGTAAAGCAAAAGTTGCTGATGGCGAAGCTGGCGGTATTACACAGCATATCGGTGCTTATCACGTTGAAACTGATGACGGTAAAATGGTTACTTTCTTGGATACACCGGGACACGCCGCCTTTACTTCAATGCGTGCACGTGGCGCTAAATCAACGGATATCGTTATCCTTGTTGTTGCTGCAGATGATGGTGTAATGCCACAAACAATTGAGGCAATTCAGCACGCAAGAGCGGCAGAAGTTCCTTTAGTTGTTGCAGTAAACAAAGTAGATAAACCAGAAGCAAATCCTGATCGTGTTGAGCAAGAATTATTACAATATGAAGTGGTTTCTGAAAAATTTGGTGGTGATATTCAGTTTGTACACGTATCAGCAAAACAAGGTACGGGCGTTGACGCATTATTAGATGCTATTTTATTACAATCAGAAGTACTTGAATTAACGGCAGTTAAAGAAGGTATGGCAAGCGGAGTGGTCATTGAATCTTACTTAGATAAAGGTCGTGGTCCAGTAGCAACAATCCTTGTTCAATCAGGTACTTTAAACAAAGGTGATATCATACTTTGTGGCTTTGAATACGGTCGTGTGCGTGCAATGCGTGATGAAAATGGTAAAACCATTGAATCTGCAGGTCCTTCAATCCCAGTTGAGGTATTAGGTCTTTCTGGCGTGCCAGCAGCAGGGGATGAAGCAACCGTTGTACGTGATGAGAAAAAAGCACGTGAAGTGGCTTTATATCGTCAAGGTAAATTCCGTGATGTGAAACTTGCTCGTCAGCAAAAAGCAAAACTTGAAAATATGTTTACGAATATGACCGAAGGCGATGTAGCGGAGTTAAACGTTATTGTTAAAGCCGATGTTCAAGGTTCAGTTGAAGCCATTAGTCAAGCATTAGTTGAACTTTCAACGGAAGAAGTGAAAGTAAAAGTTGTTGGTTCTGGTGTTGGTGGTATCACAGAAACAGACGCAACCCTTGCCGCGGCATCAAATGCAATTATCTTAGGATTTAACGTACGTGCTGATGCATCTGCTCGTCGTGTAATTGAAACCGAAAACTTAGATTTACGTTATTATTCAATCATTTATGAATTATTAAATGAAATTAAAGCGGCGATGAGCGGTATGCTTGCACCTGAGTTTAAACAAGAAATTATCGGTTTAGCTGAAGTGCGTGATGTATTCCGTCACCCTAAATTTGGTGCGATCGCAGGTTGTATGGTAACCGAAGGTATTGTAAAACGTAACAATCCAATTCGTGTATTACGTGATAATATTGTTATCTTTGAAGGTGAATTAGATTCATTACGTCGTTTTAAAGATGATGTTGCAGAAGTTCGTAGTAATATGGAATGTGGTATGGGCGTGAAAAACTACAATGATGTTAAAGTTGGCGACCAAATCGAAGTCTTTGAAATTATTGAAATTCAACGTTCAATCTAAAAAATATGTGTAGAGACAAGGCACGCCTTGTCTATGATATATTTTAACAATATATAAGCGGTTAGATTTATCAAAAAATTTGCAAATTTTTTATAAGATCTTACCGCTTGTTTGCTAACAAAAGGATATAAAAAAATGGCGAAAGAGTTTACACGATCAGACCGAGTTGCACAGGAATTACAAAAAGAAGTGGCAATTATTTTACAACGAGAAGTGAAAGATCCTCGAGTTGGAATGGTAACTGTTTCAGATGTTGAAATTAGTCGAGATCTTGCTTATGCAAAAATATTTGTTACTTTCTTATTTGATGAAGATGATAGTGTAGTTGAGCGTGGCTTAGAAGGTTTAAATCAAGCATCAGGCTATATTCGTAATCTCGTTGCGAAAGCAATGCGTTTACGTATTGTTCCAGAGCTTCGTTTCTTCTATGATCAATCGTTGGTTGAAGGTATGCGTATGTCTAACCTTGTGAGTGATGTTATTCGTAAAGATAAGCAAAAAAGCACAACAGAGGAATAATCGTGGGTAGAAGACCAACTAAAAAGGGCAGGGATATTCACGGTGTTTTTTTATTAGATAAGCCTCAGGGAATGAGCTCTAATGATATTTTACAAAAAGTAAAACGTCTATTTAAAGCAAATAAAGCAGGGCATACAGGGGCATTAGA comes from the Pasteurella atlantica genome and includes:
- the nusA gene encoding transcription termination factor NusA, yielding MSKEILLAAEAVSNEKLLPKEAIFEALEMALAISTRKKKELDVDVRVVINRKTGDFQTFRRWTVVTEVHNTTREMSIEAAQYDDPTIQVGDVMEDEIDSIPFDRITMQTARQVITTKIREAERNKVIEQFRSQLGEIINGTVKKVNREQIILDLGYQAEAVIVREDMLPRENLRPGDRVRGVLYEIKPDSKGPQLFVTRSKPVMLEELFRLEVPEIGEELIEIKGAARDPASRAKIAVKSNDKRIDPVGACVGMRGARVQAISNELGGERVDIVLWDDNPAQFAINAMAPADVASIVVDEDTHTMDIAVEETALAQAIGRNGQNVRLATQLTGWTLNVMTIKDLDKKHQAEDDKILHLFMEALEIDDDFAQLLIDEGFSSLEEIAYVPIDEVTTIEGLEDEDLVEELQERAKTAITKQVMLEEKMLEDAHIEDKLLNLEGMERHIAFKLAEKGIVTLEELAEQGTDDLADIEELSSEKAGELIMAAREICWFS
- the infB gene encoding translation initiation factor IF-2, which encodes MTEEKKAPKKLSLQRRTKTTVSATTTGGKAKKVQVEVRKSRKIDVEAVKAAKQKELEEAKAKEQAEKEAKLKAEKEAKLKAEEKAKAKKEKADKEAKVNADATPKKTKKSVKAEDKKTTKSKEEEEFRRKQEELALKKAEEAAKKAAEEARRLAEMTQDEVKTEKIEEFEDARFTSDYAREAEFDSERKSESKGRKKTKKVINEDSKKNEREENRRNQSRGQKGNLKLGKGKRNVKKGNSSIQQSFTKPAAPVTRDVVIGETVTVAELANKMAIKATEVIKTMMKMGAMATINQVIDQETAQLVAEEMGHKVVLRKENELEEALMSDRDLNLEKVNRAPVVTIMGHVDHGKTSLLDYIRKAKVADGEAGGITQHIGAYHVETDDGKMVTFLDTPGHAAFTSMRARGAKSTDIVILVVAADDGVMPQTIEAIQHARAAEVPLVVAVNKVDKPEANPDRVEQELLQYEVVSEKFGGDIQFVHVSAKQGTGVDALLDAILLQSEVLELTAVKEGMASGVVIESYLDKGRGPVATILVQSGTLNKGDIILCGFEYGRVRAMRDENGKTIESAGPSIPVEVLGLSGVPAAGDEATVVRDEKKAREVALYRQGKFRDVKLARQQKAKLENMFTNMTEGDVAELNVIVKADVQGSVEAISQALVELSTEEVKVKVVGSGVGGITETDATLAAASNAIILGFNVRADASARRVIETENLDLRYYSIIYELLNEIKAAMSGMLAPEFKQEIIGLAEVRDVFRHPKFGAIAGCMVTEGIVKRNNPIRVLRDNIVIFEGELDSLRRFKDDVAEVRSNMECGMGVKNYNDVKVGDQIEVFEIIEIQRSI
- the rbfA gene encoding 30S ribosome-binding factor RbfA; protein product: MAKEFTRSDRVAQELQKEVAIILQREVKDPRVGMVTVSDVEISRDLAYAKIFVTFLFDEDDSVVERGLEGLNQASGYIRNLVAKAMRLRIVPELRFFYDQSLVEGMRMSNLVSDVIRKDKQKSTTEE